From the genome of Lotus japonicus ecotype B-129 chromosome 6, LjGifu_v1.2, one region includes:
- the LOC130722388 gene encoding LOW QUALITY PROTEIN: L-ascorbate oxidase-like (The sequence of the model RefSeq protein was modified relative to this genomic sequence to represent the inferred CDS: inserted 2 bases in 1 codon) produces the protein MGGVVSVISXVVGAKVRHYKFDVEYMFKKPDCLEHVVMGINGQFPGPTIKAEVGDTLDIALTNKLHTEGTVIHWHGIRQLGTPWADGTAAISQCAINPGETFHYRFTVDRPGTYFYHGHYGMQRAAGLYGSLIVDLPKGQNEPFHYDGEFNLLLSDLWHKSSHEQEVGLSSKPLKWIGEPQSLLINGRGQFNCSLAAKFVNTSLVPQCQFKGGEECAPEILHVEPNKTYRIRIASTTSMASLNLAISNHKLIVVEADGNHVQPFAVDDIDIYSGETYSVLLTTDQNPNHNYWLSIGVRGRKPATPQALTIVNYKTISASVFPTTPPPTTPQWDDFERSKAFTKKITAKMGTPQPPKISHRQIHLLNTQNLFDGFTKWAINNVSLSLPATPYLGSIKFNVNNAFDRKPPPETFRQDYNIFQSPVFRNTTVGNGVYMFQLNEVVDVILQNANQLNGNGSEIHPWHLHGHDFWVLGYGEGKFRPGVDEKSFNLTRAPLRNTAVIFPYGWTALRFKADNPGVWAFHCHIEPHLHMGMGVIFAEAVHKVKNIPREALTCGLTGKMIHH, from the exons ATGGGTGGGGTTGTTTCAGTCATCAG AGTGGTTGGAGCAAAGGTGAGGCACTACAAGTTTGATGTGGAGTACATGTTCAAGAAACCAGATTGTTTGGAGCATGTTGTGATGGGAATCAACGGCCAGTTTCCAGGCCCAACTATCAAAGCTGAAGTTGGTGACACCCTTGACATTGCACTCACCAACAAGCTCCACACAGAGGGAACTGTTATTCATTGGCATGGAATCAGACAG CTTGGAACACCTTGGGCAGATGGAACTGCTGCTATCTCACAGTGTGCTATAAACCCGGGAGAGACTTTTCATTACAGGTTCACTGTTGATAGG CCCGGTACATATTTCTATCACGGACACTATGGTATGCAAAGAGCAGCAGGATTGTATGGTTCTCTGATAGTGGATTTACCAAAGGGACAAAATGAACCATTTCACTATGATGGTGAGTTCAACCTTCTCCTCAGTGATTTGTGGCACAAAAGTTCCCATGAACAAGAGGTTGGCCTCTCTTCCAAGCCACTCAAGTGGATCGGTGAACCTCAG AGTTTGCTCATCAATGGACGTGGACAATTCAATTGCTCCCTTGCAGCTAAATTTGTGAACACAAGCCTAGTACCACAATGCCAATTCAAGGGTGGTGAAGAATGTGCACCAGAGATTCTTCATGTGGAGCCAAACAAGACCTACAGGATCAGAATTGCTAGTACCACTTCCATGGCTTCTCTCAACTTGGCCATTTCA AATCACAAGCTGATAGTGGTGGAAGCCGACGGCAACCACGTCCAACCCTTCGCCGTCGACGACATCGACATCTACTCCGGCGAGACCTACTCCGTCCTCCTCACCACcgaccagaacccaaaccacaACTACTGGCTCTCAATCGGCGTCAGAGGCAGAAAACCCGCCACCCCACAAGCCCTCACCATCGTCAACTACAAAACAATCTCCGCCTCCGTCTTCCCCACCACACCGCCACCAACCACCCCCCAATGGGACGATTTCGAACGCAGCAAAGCCTTCACCAAGAAAATCACCGCCAAAATGGGCACCCCACAACCGCCAAAAATCTCCCACCGCCAAATCCACCTCCTCAACACCCAGAACCTGTTCGACGGATTTACCAAATGGGCAATCAACAATGTCTCCTTATCACTCCCTGCAACACCGTATCTGGGTTCCATCAAGTTCAATGTGAACAACGCTTTTGACAGAAAACCGCCGCCGGAGACTTTCCGACAGGACTACAACATTTTCCAGAGTCCGGTGTTCCGCAACACGACGGTCGGAAATGGGGTTTACATGTTCCAGCTGAACGAGGTTGTTGATGTGATTCTGCAGAATGCTAACCAGTTGAATGGGAATGGGAGTGAGATTCATCCATGGCATTTGCATGGGCATGATTTCTGGGTTCTGGGGTATGGTGAAGGGAAGTTTAGACCTGGTGTTGATGAGAAGAGTTTCAACTTGACTCGCGCTCCGTTGAGAAATACCGCGGTGATTTTCCCTTATGGTTGGACTGCTTTGAGGTTTAAGGCGGATAACCCTGGTGTTTGGGCGTTCCATTGTCACATTGAGCCGCATTTGCATATGGGAATGGGTGTGATTTTCGCCGAGGCTGTTCATAAGGTGAAGAACATACCTAGAGAAGCTCTCACTTGTGGACTCACTGGGAAGATGATACACCACTAA
- the LOC130725472 gene encoding uncharacterized protein LOC130725472, with translation MLKVGVPIMLMRNIDQAAGLCNGIRLRVTHLTQYIIVVTVLSRIRLGKSKTEYIPRITLTPFDSDLPFQFSRRQFPMTLCFTMTINKSQGQSLSHVGLYLLRPVFTHGQLYVALSRVKSRKGLKVLIVDEQGVVSSSTRNVVYKEVFENV, from the coding sequence ATGTTGAAAGTTGGAGTTCCGATCATGCTTATGCGAAACATAGACCAAGCGGCCGGTCTGTGTAATGGGATCCGGTTGAGAGTTACTCATCTTACTCAGTATATAATTGTTGTGACTGTTTTATCAAGAATCAGGCTGGGTAAAAGTAAAACTGAGTACATTCCGAGGATAACCTTAACGCCTTTTGACTCTGATCTTCCCTTCCAGTTCTCTCGAAGGCAATTCCCGATGACTTTATGCTTCACGATGACTATAAACAAGAGTCAAGGCCAGTCCCTTTCTCATGTCGGTTTGTACCTTCTGAGGCCTGTGTTTACTCATGGACAACTGTATGTCGCTCTCTCAAGGGTGAAGTCTAGAAAAGGGCTTAAGGTGCTTATTGTGGATGAGCAAGGGGTAGTTTCGAGCTCCACGCGCAATGTTGTCTACaaagaagtttttgagaacgTGTGA